A single genomic interval of Lacrimispora sphenoides JCM 1415 harbors:
- a CDS encoding efflux RND transporter periplasmic adaptor subunit, whose protein sequence is MNRFKSKVEETDGAAEMEQMSDEAFDKELENLMEEENTGKKKKKKGSRKKWSKKRKIITIGAAAIGAFFIAFKVLAGGGGVALPVTVSPLAKGEVVDMLSVSGPVQGTDSVEVVSNLHAEILELPVKEGDSVEKGQVLALLDDKDAKKEVDIAQNAYDLAVSTYQDKQLEAENGYAKAKQDFETAKANYNRTLALYQGGSASQVELEAASNTMNDAQREISTYTLKNGKPVANESYALQIEKEAFELEQKKEALTNTKVTSPIAGTVVRVNCKVGRFADKTDDDKPMFIINNLDVLEMKINVSEYSIGKVAIGQPVEISADILSGETVRGEVTAISPTGEEKGNGSTERVIPTTIRIIDQNTRLIAGITAKAKIELRKAENVWVVPISAVVQQPDGSIAIACVKDNTVSFIPVTTGVESDIQAEVIPEEEGALTEGLQVIDTPSSMLTEGMTVTVIPTVQ, encoded by the coding sequence ATGAACAGATTTAAGAGCAAAGTGGAAGAAACAGACGGAGCAGCAGAAATGGAGCAAATGTCTGATGAAGCCTTTGATAAAGAGTTAGAAAATCTTATGGAAGAGGAAAATACCGGCAAAAAGAAGAAAAAGAAAGGCTCAAGAAAAAAGTGGAGCAAAAAGAGAAAGATCATAACCATTGGAGCAGCGGCCATTGGGGCCTTTTTTATTGCCTTTAAAGTTCTTGCAGGGGGCGGCGGCGTAGCATTACCGGTAACCGTTTCACCACTGGCCAAAGGAGAGGTGGTTGATATGCTGTCAGTCAGCGGCCCCGTCCAGGGAACGGACAGTGTAGAAGTGGTATCCAATCTTCATGCGGAGATCCTGGAGCTTCCGGTAAAGGAAGGGGACAGTGTAGAAAAAGGGCAGGTTCTGGCATTGCTTGATGACAAGGACGCAAAAAAAGAAGTGGACATTGCCCAGAACGCCTATGATCTGGCTGTCAGCACCTATCAGGATAAGCAGCTGGAAGCAGAGAACGGATATGCAAAGGCAAAGCAGGATTTTGAAACAGCCAAGGCCAACTATAACCGGACACTGGCTCTTTACCAGGGTGGAAGTGCTTCCCAGGTGGAGCTTGAAGCAGCTTCTAATACCATGAATGACGCACAGAGGGAAATAAGTACATACACGTTAAAGAACGGAAAACCTGTAGCAAATGAGTCATATGCCCTGCAGATCGAGAAAGAGGCCTTTGAACTGGAACAGAAGAAGGAAGCGCTTACGAATACCAAAGTTACCAGCCCCATTGCAGGAACCGTAGTAAGAGTGAACTGCAAGGTAGGCCGTTTTGCGGATAAAACCGACGATGACAAACCAATGTTCATTATTAACAACCTGGATGTATTGGAGATGAAGATCAATGTCAGTGAATATTCCATCGGAAAGGTAGCCATCGGTCAGCCGGTGGAAATCAGCGCCGATATTTTAAGCGGTGAAACCGTAAGAGGTGAGGTAACCGCCATATCACCAACCGGTGAGGAGAAGGGAAATGGTTCCACGGAGAGAGTCATCCCGACCACCATACGGATTATTGATCAAAACACCCGGCTGATTGCAGGCATTACTGCCAAGGCGAAGATCGAGCTTCGAAAGGCAGAAAATGTATGGGTTGTTCCGATTTCCGCTGTTGTCCAGCAGCCGGATGGCAGCATAGCGATCGCTTGTGTAAAGGATAATACCGTATCATTTATTCCGGTGACAACCGGGGTGGAGAGTGACATCCAGGCGGAAGTCATTCCAGAGGAAGAAGGGGCCTTAACAGAAGGGCTGCAGGTCATCGATACTCCCTCCTCCATGCTTACAGAAGGAATGACAGTAACCGTGATTCCAACCGTTCAGTAA
- a CDS encoding pyridoxamine 5'-phosphate oxidase family protein encodes MKEVYEFLKKCETYYIATMDGDQPRVRPFGTVDIFEDKLYIQTGKVKKVSKQIHANPKIEISGMADGKWIRIEAAAIEDDRVEARQHMLDAYPILKKNYGADDGNTEVFYLKNATATISSFTDEPKVIQF; translated from the coding sequence GTGAAAGAAGTTTATGAATTTTTAAAAAAGTGTGAAACATATTATATTGCAACCATGGATGGCGACCAGCCAAGGGTCCGCCCATTTGGCACAGTGGACATATTTGAAGACAAACTTTATATTCAAACCGGCAAGGTGAAAAAAGTATCAAAGCAGATTCATGCCAACCCGAAAATTGAAATTTCCGGTATGGCTGATGGGAAGTGGATCCGCATAGAAGCTGCTGCTATTGAGGATGACAGGGTGGAAGCTAGGCAGCATATGCTGGATGCTTACCCCATTCTTAAGAAAAATTATGGGGCTGATGATGGCAATACCGAGGTTTTTTATCTTAAAAATGCAACCGCAACGATTTCTTCGTTTACGGATGAGCCAAAGGTCATTCAATTTTAA
- a CDS encoding ABC transporter ATP-binding protein — translation MTEKKPSSSPMGPGGGMHKPESAKDFKGTMLHLVDYLKPYKNSVFIVILFASCSSVFSIAGPKILGKATTKLFEGLIAWAAGTGLLTDFRYIRNRLLLLVVLYLISAAFSYLQSYIMSGISMKVTYELRKNISEKMNRLPLNYYDTRTHGEILSRITNDVDTVSQTLNQSLTQIITSVTTLVGIVIMMISISIRMTLVAVLVLFVSMGLIMGVVKKSQKYFQKQQESLGYLNGHIEEIYSGHNVVQIFNGEQEAIEKFRSINHKLYGSAWKSQFLSGMMMPIMTFVSNLGYVGVCLLGGYLTVEKVIEIGDVQAFIQYMRSFMQPISQIANVSNTLQSTAAAAERVFEFLDEQDEVPENEAPIQLQEIQGNVEFKNVNFGYSPNTMIIHDFSSAINAGQMVAIVGPTGAGKTTVVKLLMRFYELNAGHILIDGHDTLDFTRGYLRSMFGMVLQETWLYNATVMDNIRYGNFDKTDEEVMEAAKAAHCDEFIRSLPGGYHMVINEESSNLSQGQKQLLTIARTILADPKILILDEATSSIDTRTEVLIQKAMGKLMQGRTSFVIAHRLSTIRDADLILVMKDGDIIEQGNHESLLEKKGFYADLYHSQFADQ, via the coding sequence ATGACAGAGAAAAAACCATCCAGTTCCCCCATGGGCCCAGGAGGCGGAATGCATAAACCGGAAAGCGCAAAGGACTTTAAAGGAACCATGCTGCACCTGGTCGATTATTTAAAGCCATATAAAAACTCCGTATTTATCGTAATTCTGTTTGCCAGCTGCTCCTCCGTATTTTCCATTGCAGGACCAAAGATTTTAGGAAAGGCCACGACAAAGCTGTTTGAAGGCCTGATTGCCTGGGCGGCGGGGACCGGATTATTGACGGATTTCCGGTATATCCGAAACCGTCTGCTGCTTTTGGTTGTGCTTTATCTGATATCGGCTGCATTTTCTTACTTGCAGAGTTATATCATGTCCGGCATCAGCATGAAGGTCACTTATGAGCTCAGGAAAAATATTTCGGAGAAAATGAACCGTCTTCCCCTTAATTATTATGATACAAGAACTCATGGTGAGATTTTATCAAGGATCACCAATGATGTGGATACGGTGAGCCAGACATTGAATCAGAGCTTGACCCAGATCATTACCTCAGTGACCACACTGGTGGGTATCGTGATCATGATGATATCCATCAGCATCCGGATGACCTTGGTGGCTGTTTTGGTCCTTTTCGTTTCCATGGGCCTGATTATGGGTGTGGTAAAGAAATCCCAGAAATATTTCCAGAAGCAGCAGGAGAGCCTTGGATATTTAAACGGCCATATTGAAGAAATTTACAGCGGCCATAATGTGGTTCAGATATTTAACGGAGAACAGGAAGCAATTGAAAAATTCCGGTCCATCAACCACAAATTATATGGATCAGCCTGGAAATCCCAGTTTTTATCAGGTATGATGATGCCCATCATGACCTTTGTCAGCAACTTAGGCTATGTCGGTGTCTGTTTATTAGGCGGATATCTAACGGTAGAAAAGGTAATCGAGATTGGAGACGTTCAGGCATTTATCCAATACATGAGATCCTTTATGCAGCCCATTTCCCAGATTGCCAACGTATCCAATACACTGCAGTCCACAGCAGCAGCTGCTGAGCGTGTATTTGAGTTTTTAGATGAGCAGGATGAGGTGCCGGAAAACGAGGCGCCGATCCAGCTGCAGGAGATCCAGGGAAATGTGGAATTTAAAAACGTTAATTTTGGTTATTCGCCCAATACAATGATCATCCACGATTTCTCTTCCGCCATAAATGCCGGCCAGATGGTCGCCATCGTAGGTCCTACTGGAGCGGGTAAAACAACGGTGGTGAAATTGCTGATGAGATTTTACGAATTAAATGCCGGTCATATTTTGATCGACGGTCATGACACCCTTGACTTTACAAGAGGGTACTTACGATCCATGTTCGGTATGGTGCTTCAGGAAACATGGCTGTATAATGCAACCGTAATGGATAATATCCGGTATGGAAATTTTGATAAAACAGATGAAGAAGTCATGGAGGCGGCAAAAGCGGCTCACTGTGATGAATTCATCCGGTCATTGCCGGGTGGCTATCATATGGTGATCAACGAGGAATCCAGTAACCTGTCCCAGGGGCAAAAGCAGCTTTTGACGATTGCCAGGACGATTTTAGCGGATCCAAAGATCTTGATACTGGATGAAGCAACCAGTTCCATTGATACAAGAACAGAAGTCTTGATCCAAAAGGCCATGGGTAAATTAATGCAGGGCAGAACCAGCTTTGTAATCGCCCACCGCCTTTCCACCATTCGGGATGCAGACTTGATTCTGGTAATGAAGGACGGCGATATCATAGAACAGGGTAATCATGAATCGTTGTTGGAAAAGAAAGGATTTTATGCAGATCTGTACCACAGTCAGTTTGCAGATCAATAA
- a CDS encoding efflux RND transporter periplasmic adaptor subunit yields the protein MRKLITGFMAMAMLVGLLTGCAGESKQTEVTVAVAKSGKDLSTMVWQGTVEALSSVDVMPNSNGKILEIPVKQGDHINAGDVLFQVDNQDARLQLEQAKAGYQAAEAAFKNAEKASQQNTSVRPAEIAFNTARDNFSRLEALYSGGAISQAEYEGAKAQMDSASVQLQAARNGQTGNYEVTKAQMDSARAALDIVQKKYDDCTVTSPLSGMITNVYVEVGQMVSPQVKAMAVIDDSGKKVKIQVADMDIDQLKTGMPMNVSLQSLGESCQGTISEISAVSNASTGMFTVTVQLEEASKVSYIGMTADLRVADNKENTSVYIPAKCIQSDDSGSFVYKVSSGTVVKTAVTEGKKKNAYYEVSQGLSEGDEVVMQSSSPLEDGKKVHVLTVK from the coding sequence ATGAGAAAATTGATCACAGGTTTTATGGCGATGGCAATGCTGGTGGGCCTTCTTACCGGATGTGCGGGAGAGAGTAAACAGACTGAGGTAACCGTAGCGGTAGCGAAATCAGGTAAGGATTTGTCCACCATGGTGTGGCAGGGAACCGTGGAAGCGCTCAGCAGTGTTGATGTGATGCCAAACAGCAATGGAAAAATTTTAGAGATCCCGGTAAAGCAAGGGGATCATATAAATGCAGGAGACGTTTTGTTCCAGGTAGATAATCAGGATGCAAGGCTTCAGCTGGAACAGGCAAAGGCAGGCTACCAGGCAGCAGAAGCCGCTTTTAAAAATGCAGAGAAGGCAAGCCAGCAAAATACAAGCGTAAGGCCGGCGGAAATTGCCTTTAATACAGCCAGAGATAATTTTAGCCGGCTGGAAGCCTTATATTCCGGCGGAGCTATTTCCCAGGCAGAATATGAGGGTGCCAAGGCGCAGATGGATTCGGCGTCCGTACAGCTTCAGGCGGCAAGAAACGGGCAGACAGGCAATTATGAGGTCACAAAGGCCCAGATGGACAGCGCCAGGGCTGCACTGGATATTGTGCAGAAAAAATACGATGACTGCACGGTTACATCACCCTTATCCGGAATGATAACAAATGTTTATGTGGAAGTTGGTCAAATGGTTTCCCCGCAGGTTAAGGCCATGGCGGTGATTGACGACAGCGGAAAGAAGGTGAAGATTCAGGTGGCCGATATGGACATTGACCAGCTGAAAACAGGAATGCCTATGAATGTCAGCCTTCAGTCATTGGGTGAGAGCTGCCAGGGAACGATCTCCGAGATATCCGCAGTCAGCAATGCTTCCACAGGGATGTTCACAGTGACCGTACAGCTGGAAGAGGCAAGCAAGGTCAGCTATATTGGCATGACGGCGGATCTAAGGGTGGCCGATAATAAGGAAAACACTTCTGTATACATTCCGGCAAAGTGCATCCAGTCCGATGACTCCGGGTCTTTCGTTTATAAGGTTTCAAGTGGAACTGTGGTAAAGACGGCAGTCACAGAGGGGAAGAAAAAGAACGCTTATTATGAGGTATCCCAGGGTTTGTCCGAAGGGGATGAAGTGGTAATGCAGAGCAGCAGTCCTTTGGAAGACGGCAAAAAGGTTCATGTACTGACTGTAAAGTAA
- a CDS encoding superoxide dismutase: MNEHYPFVNPPLPYAYDALEPCIDALTMCLHHDRHLQTYVNNLNETLKDCPDLHDWSLERLLCNVDCLKKDIRRSIRNNGGGVFNHIFYFNGISNSETRCQAGKLYDAIVTEFGCVEAFFYEFKEKALSVFGSGYAWLTVDQDCKLQIITTANQDTPIVQNLCPVLTIDVWEHAYYLMHYNDREAYIQNWFNVVDWECANMHYMECLECFECNKCRN, encoded by the coding sequence ATGAACGAGCATTATCCATTTGTAAATCCTCCCCTTCCATATGCTTACGATGCGCTGGAGCCGTGCATCGACGCTCTGACCATGTGTCTCCATCATGACAGGCACTTACAAACCTATGTGAACAACCTTAACGAAACCTTAAAAGACTGTCCGGACCTGCATGACTGGTCACTGGAAAGGCTGCTCTGCAATGTAGACTGTCTAAAAAAAGATATTCGGCGGTCCATTCGGAATAACGGAGGCGGTGTTTTCAATCATATCTTTTATTTTAACGGCATCTCAAACTCCGAAACACGCTGTCAGGCCGGAAAACTCTATGATGCAATTGTGACCGAATTCGGGTGCGTAGAAGCTTTTTTTTATGAGTTTAAAGAAAAGGCACTGTCTGTTTTTGGTTCCGGATATGCATGGCTGACTGTAGACCAAGACTGCAAGCTTCAAATCATAACCACAGCAAATCAGGATACTCCTATTGTCCAAAACCTTTGTCCGGTACTTACTATAGACGTTTGGGAACATGCCTATTACTTAATGCATTACAATGACAGGGAAGCATACATTCAGAACTGGTTCAATGTGGTGGACTGGGAGTGTGCCAATATGCATTACATGGAATGCCTGGAATGCTTTGAATGCAATAAATGCCGGAACTAA
- a CDS encoding ABC transporter ATP-binding protein, producing the protein MKIFFRYFKPYILFLAVSVALLYSQATCDLSLPDFMSDIVNKGITTGNTSYILKVGFQMLGIALISACCTILVGFIAARIAAGVSRDMRQDIFTKIESFSNTELEKYSTSSLITRTTNDITQIQQLIVMVIRIVFYAPIMGVGGVIHALDKNKSMSWIIALSVALLLVVVFSMLAVVMPSFQFVQKLIDRLNLVVRESLEGTLVIRAFNTQRFEEKRFEKVNARLTETNLFVNRVTSGMMPAMMLIMNLTNLLIIWVGSKAVSSFRMEVGDMMAYMQYVMQIIMAFLMMTMMFIMIPRAIVSIRRVVEVLQTEPSIADPKVAAVIPKSPKGVVEYRDVSFRYPDADEDVLHNITFTAMPGRTTAFIGATGSGKSTLVNLLPRFYDVTSGEILIDGINIKDWPIHQLRGIIGFVPQKGILFSGTIESNLMYGDRKATKEQIEEAAQTAQATEFINSKADGLESSIAQGGGNVSGGQKQRLSIARALVKRAPVNVFDDSFSALDFKTDAKLRAALREKTGDSAIFLVAQRISTIMNADQIIVLEHGRIAGKGTHRELMKTCEVYREIALSQLSEEELK; encoded by the coding sequence GTGAAAATATTTTTTCGGTATTTTAAGCCATATATTTTATTTTTAGCAGTGTCTGTAGCACTGTTATATAGTCAGGCTACTTGTGACTTATCACTTCCTGATTTCATGTCTGATATTGTAAATAAAGGAATTACAACGGGCAACACCTCTTACATTTTGAAAGTGGGATTTCAAATGTTAGGCATTGCCCTTATTAGTGCCTGTTGTACGATCTTAGTAGGTTTCATCGCCGCCAGAATAGCGGCCGGTGTCAGCCGGGATATGCGCCAGGACATTTTCACGAAAATAGAGAGCTTTTCCAATACAGAGCTGGAGAAATACTCTACCTCTTCCCTGATCACAAGGACAACAAACGATATCACCCAGATCCAGCAGTTGATCGTTATGGTGATCCGAATTGTATTTTACGCACCGATCATGGGAGTTGGAGGCGTGATCCATGCACTGGACAAAAACAAATCAATGTCATGGATTATTGCACTTTCTGTGGCGTTATTGTTAGTAGTGGTTTTCAGTATGCTTGCAGTTGTTATGCCAAGTTTTCAATTTGTTCAAAAGCTCATTGACCGATTAAACCTGGTAGTAAGAGAAAGCCTGGAAGGAACGCTGGTGATCAGGGCATTTAACACCCAGCGTTTTGAGGAAAAACGGTTTGAAAAGGTGAATGCAAGGCTGACTGAGACAAATTTGTTTGTCAATAGAGTCACCTCCGGTATGATGCCGGCCATGATGCTGATTATGAATCTGACCAATCTACTGATCATATGGGTAGGGTCAAAGGCAGTATCCTCCTTCCGTATGGAGGTGGGAGATATGATGGCTTATATGCAGTACGTTATGCAGATCATCATGGCATTTTTGATGATGACCATGATGTTTATTATGATCCCGAGAGCGATCGTTTCCATCAGGCGTGTTGTTGAAGTACTTCAGACGGAACCTTCCATTGCAGATCCCAAGGTTGCGGCTGTTATTCCTAAATCTCCCAAGGGGGTTGTGGAATACCGGGATGTATCGTTCCGGTATCCGGATGCAGATGAGGATGTGTTACATAATATTACGTTTACGGCGATGCCGGGACGTACTACGGCATTTATCGGCGCTACGGGAAGCGGAAAGAGCACGTTAGTGAACTTACTTCCCAGATTCTACGATGTAACGTCAGGAGAAATCCTGATTGACGGAATAAATATCAAGGATTGGCCCATTCACCAACTACGGGGGATAATCGGATTTGTTCCCCAAAAAGGGATCCTATTTTCAGGGACAATTGAAAGCAACCTGATGTATGGAGACCGGAAGGCCACCAAGGAACAGATAGAAGAGGCTGCACAAACAGCTCAGGCTACAGAATTTATCAATTCCAAGGCGGACGGCTTAGAGTCCTCCATTGCCCAGGGAGGGGGAAATGTATCCGGCGGACAAAAACAGCGTCTTTCCATTGCCCGGGCACTTGTAAAAAGAGCTCCTGTTAACGTATTTGATGACAGCTTTTCTGCTCTGGATTTTAAAACAGATGCAAAGCTTCGGGCGGCCCTTCGTGAAAAAACCGGTGACAGCGCGATCTTTTTGGTGGCACAGCGCATCAGTACAATTATGAATGCAGACCAGATCATTGTTTTGGAGCATGGAAGGATTGCCGGAAAAGGAACTCACCGGGAGCTGATGAAAACCTGTGAGGTTTACCGGGAGATTGCATTGTCACAGCTTAGCGAGGAGGAATTGAAATGA
- a CDS encoding MarR family winged helix-turn-helix transcriptional regulator has product MKDGQEEYIKKFKTELAMMMGRKQSLHRNCIPEGVTRSEFFALHQIWTGMNENPEKKGIHVSDLAKRMNIALSATSRMLNSLEERGLIYREIDPKSRRNICVSLTEDGETLWKKCSGGMSDLLERVVIGMGEEDACKLIELWKKFTDLMEKEVDLMMKEKDM; this is encoded by the coding sequence GTGAAGGATGGACAGGAAGAGTACATAAAGAAGTTTAAAACGGAATTAGCGATGATGATGGGAAGAAAGCAAAGCCTCCATAGAAACTGTATTCCGGAAGGCGTCACGCGCAGCGAATTCTTTGCACTGCATCAAATATGGACCGGTATGAATGAGAATCCGGAAAAGAAGGGGATTCATGTATCTGATTTGGCCAAGAGGATGAATATTGCATTGTCGGCAACATCCCGGATGCTGAATTCTCTGGAGGAAAGGGGCTTGATATACAGAGAAATAGATCCCAAAAGCCGCAGAAATATCTGTGTTTCCTTAACGGAAGATGGAGAAACTCTATGGAAGAAGTGCTCGGGAGGTATGAGTGACCTTCTGGAGCGGGTAGTGATTGGCATGGGAGAAGAGGATGCATGTAAATTAATTGAATTGTGGAAAAAGTTCACAGATCTAATGGAGAAAGAAGTGGATTTAATGATGAAAGAAAAGGATATGTGA
- a CDS encoding winged helix-turn-helix transcriptional regulator, whose amino-acid sequence MSDKFDANKLCPVNVTQNLLMGKWKLTILWIVSRKTRRFGELQKLIPDVSRGVLVQQLKELERDNLIHREVYKEVPPKVEYSITGIGESFIPVMTQIMEWGASYINKTTTCNVDICIANNFPCSKCHEMLNLEKDSIEDL is encoded by the coding sequence ATGTCTGATAAATTTGATGCAAACAAATTATGTCCCGTAAATGTAACGCAGAATTTATTGATGGGCAAATGGAAATTAACTATTTTATGGATCGTCAGCCGCAAAACAAGACGGTTTGGTGAGCTGCAAAAGCTTATACCCGATGTGTCCCGCGGGGTCCTGGTACAGCAGCTGAAAGAATTGGAACGAGATAATCTCATTCATAGAGAAGTATATAAGGAAGTACCGCCAAAAGTAGAGTATTCCATAACGGGCATTGGAGAGAGCTTTATTCCCGTAATGACTCAAATAATGGAGTGGGGTGCATCATACATAAATAAAACGACCACCTGCAATGTTGATATCTGCATCGCCAATAACTTCCCCTGTTCTAAATGTCATGAAATGTTAAATCTTGAGAAGGATTCCATTGAGGATTTATAA
- a CDS encoding ABC transporter ATP-binding protein has protein sequence MWKKKDKLPDCVTENVREDLIKLVDVVKVYDTGSIKVLGLKRVNLTIKRGEFVAIMGQSGSGKSTLMNILGCLDRPTMGHYYLDGIDTAELSADDLSAIRNRKIGFVFQSFNLISRTSALKNVELPMTYAHISKKTREERALMLLERVGLGKRYEHMPNELSGGQRQRVAIARALANEPPLIMADEPTGNLDTASSVEIMGLFSQLHREGATVVLVTHEENIAAFAGRIIRFRDGQLVSDLPNVPQSQGQEETAKTEKEGAPC, from the coding sequence ATGTGGAAAAAGAAAGATAAGCTTCCCGATTGCGTAACAGAGAATGTTCGGGAAGATTTGATAAAGCTGGTGGATGTGGTGAAGGTTTATGATACCGGATCCATTAAAGTACTTGGTTTAAAGCGGGTGAATTTAACCATTAAACGAGGAGAGTTTGTTGCCATCATGGGGCAGTCCGGCTCGGGAAAATCAACGCTTATGAATATTTTAGGATGCCTGGACCGGCCCACCATGGGACATTATTATCTAGACGGCATCGATACGGCAGAACTTTCTGCTGATGACTTATCGGCAATCAGAAACCGCAAGATAGGATTTGTATTCCAGTCCTTTAACCTAATTTCAAGGACCTCTGCGTTAAAGAATGTGGAGCTTCCCATGACTTATGCCCATATTTCCAAAAAAACAAGGGAAGAACGTGCCTTAATGCTTTTGGAACGGGTTGGCCTTGGAAAAAGATACGAGCATATGCCCAATGAGCTATCCGGCGGGCAGCGGCAGAGAGTAGCCATTGCCAGAGCCCTTGCCAATGAGCCGCCACTCATTATGGCTGACGAACCTACGGGCAATCTGGATACCGCTTCCTCCGTGGAGATTATGGGGCTGTTCTCCCAGCTTCACCGGGAAGGCGCCACTGTGGTGCTGGTAACCCACGAAGAGAATATTGCTGCATTTGCAGGGCGTATCATACGGTTTCGGGATGGACAGCTGGTCAGCGATTTACCCAATGTCCCTCAAAGCCAGGGACAGGAGGAGACTGCTAAAACGGAGAAAGAGGGGGCGCCATGCTGA
- a CDS encoding efflux RND transporter periplasmic adaptor subunit, whose protein sequence is MQENKHINIEDQEIKTGTGKLKKILAPLLIILVLAGCGVGYYIYDSSVSYFKTDNAKVTAKLYSIKAVASGKLLSWDVENGDLVEQDQVMGRQEVLPYISSPIAGTVVKNDGAVNQTVALGSELAQVADTSNLYIGVNVEETDIMKVHLGQRVDVKIDAYPGKTFKGQVTEIDPATQTYFSGNMSFNTSGEYTKVTQLIPIKVTIENEEDLPLVFGMNASVKIHLK, encoded by the coding sequence ATGCAGGAAAACAAACATATTAATATTGAGGATCAGGAAATAAAGACAGGAACAGGAAAACTAAAAAAGATCTTAGCTCCCCTGCTGATCATACTGGTGCTTGCCGGATGCGGGGTCGGATATTATATCTATGATTCCAGTGTCTCTTACTTTAAAACCGATAATGCAAAAGTAACAGCAAAGCTGTATTCCATAAAAGCAGTAGCAAGTGGCAAGCTTTTATCATGGGATGTGGAAAATGGGGACTTAGTAGAGCAGGATCAGGTGATGGGGCGGCAGGAGGTTCTTCCTTACATTAGTTCCCCCATTGCAGGAACTGTGGTAAAAAATGACGGAGCCGTGAATCAGACGGTGGCTCTGGGATCAGAACTGGCGCAGGTAGCCGATACCTCAAATCTATACATAGGGGTAAATGTGGAAGAAACAGATATCATGAAGGTTCACTTAGGACAGCGGGTGGATGTGAAAATCGATGCATATCCCGGAAAAACCTTTAAGGGGCAGGTGACGGAGATCGACCCGGCCACTCAAACCTATTTTTCCGGTAATATGAGCTTTAACACCAGCGGGGAATATACAAAAGTGACGCAGCTGATACCAATTAAGGTGACGATTGAAAACGAAGAAGATCTTCCCCTTGTTTTTGGGATGAATGCATCTGTTAAAATACATCTGAAATGA